The Candidatus Binatota bacterium genome contains a region encoding:
- a CDS encoding (Fe-S)-binding protein: MASSIIWTLVLTGFAGLFAWQMYRRFKPLLKAQPTPFARVDRIPERLKHTLVYAIGQLKFIRGEQPAGVMHAMVFWGFLILGGQVATMFLRGWAPEANLPLLAVDQLGGPYMLLRDLTEVIVCVTALGLLSRWLITHPQRLYGFKPAEEKIAGASHWEAMLILCFIAGITMSGLVYDAGRLVFLKGHSEIEAERAWQPVANLLSGLLAQGGPSAAESVSNAAWWIHNLIVLTFLNMLPLSKHFHVITAIPNVFMSKLDPVGALSKQDLETAEIYGTSQMAHFDWKQVLDMYTCTECGRCSSVCPATATNKPLAPRQMLLDLRDYLYEKPESILDESYDEKIVGDNCISDEVIWSCTTCRACEDACPVHIEYVDKIVDMRRHLVQEEARFPAELTRTFKGLETQGNPWGIGADKKADWAEGLGIPHLADKPDAEYLFYVGCAGSFDDRAKKITQAVARILDAAGVSYAILGRDEPCNGDTARRLGNEYLYQTMAQAAVDVLAGFNVKKVITNCPHCFNTIRNEFPQFGGDFEVLHASELVAGLVKDGSVRISREAAQTIVYHDSCYLGRYNEVYDAPREILAAIPGVILAEAERSRNVGMCCGAGGGRMWVEEEPTQRVNTLRVEQLLETKPDVIASACPYCMTMLDDGIKGKGLEETVQARDVLEIVADAIESSPA; this comes from the coding sequence ATGGCAAGCTCGATTATCTGGACATTGGTTCTTACTGGTTTCGCTGGGCTCTTTGCCTGGCAGATGTATCGGCGCTTCAAGCCCCTGCTCAAGGCTCAGCCCACGCCTTTTGCACGCGTCGACCGTATTCCTGAGCGCCTGAAGCACACGCTTGTATACGCCATCGGGCAACTCAAGTTTATCCGCGGCGAGCAGCCCGCTGGCGTCATGCACGCCATGGTCTTCTGGGGCTTTCTCATACTGGGCGGGCAGGTAGCAACCATGTTCCTGCGCGGCTGGGCGCCCGAGGCCAACCTGCCGCTTCTCGCGGTTGACCAGCTGGGTGGCCCCTACATGCTGCTGCGCGACCTCACCGAGGTCATCGTCTGCGTGACTGCACTCGGCCTGCTATCACGCTGGCTCATTACCCACCCGCAGCGCCTGTACGGTTTTAAGCCAGCCGAGGAAAAAATCGCCGGAGCTTCTCACTGGGAGGCCATGCTGATTCTCTGCTTCATAGCGGGCATAACCATGAGCGGCCTGGTTTACGACGCTGGCCGCCTGGTGTTCCTCAAGGGGCATTCCGAGATCGAGGCCGAGAGGGCCTGGCAACCTGTCGCGAACCTGCTGTCGGGCCTGCTGGCCCAGGGTGGTCCGTCGGCGGCCGAGAGCGTGAGCAACGCGGCCTGGTGGATACATAACCTGATCGTGCTCACCTTCCTCAACATGTTACCGCTCTCAAAGCACTTTCATGTCATAACGGCCATTCCCAATGTTTTCATGAGCAAGCTCGATCCGGTGGGTGCACTGTCGAAGCAGGATCTCGAGACCGCCGAGATTTACGGCACCTCGCAGATGGCTCACTTCGACTGGAAGCAGGTGCTCGACATGTACACCTGCACCGAGTGCGGCCGCTGCTCGTCGGTGTGTCCGGCCACGGCCACCAACAAGCCGCTGGCTCCGCGTCAGATGCTGCTCGACCTGCGCGATTACCTTTACGAGAAGCCCGAGTCGATACTCGACGAGAGTTACGACGAGAAGATAGTGGGCGACAACTGCATCAGCGACGAGGTCATCTGGTCGTGTACTACCTGCCGGGCCTGCGAAGATGCCTGCCCGGTGCACATAGAGTACGTGGACAAGATCGTCGATATGCGGCGTCACCTGGTGCAGGAAGAAGCACGGTTTCCCGCCGAGTTGACTCGCACCTTCAAGGGCCTGGAGACCCAGGGCAACCCCTGGGGCATAGGTGCCGACAAGAAGGCCGACTGGGCCGAGGGCCTGGGCATTCCCCACCTGGCGGACAAGCCCGACGCCGAGTACCTGTTCTACGTGGGTTGCGCGGGCTCGTTCGACGACCGTGCAAAAAAAATCACCCAGGCCGTGGCTCGCATACTCGACGCTGCGGGCGTGAGCTACGCCATACTGGGGCGCGATGAACCCTGCAACGGCGACACGGCGCGCCGCCTGGGCAACGAGTACCTGTACCAGACCATGGCCCAGGCCGCGGTCGACGTGCTGGCAGGCTTCAACGTAAAGAAGGTGATCACCAACTGTCCGCACTGCTTCAACACAATACGCAACGAGTTTCCGCAGTTCGGCGGCGATTTCGAGGTGCTGCACGCGTCCGAGCTGGTGGCCGGCCTGGTAAAGGACGGCAGCGTACGCATAAGCCGCGAGGCAGCCCAGACCATCGTCTACCACGATTCGTGCTACCTGGGCCGCTACAACGAGGTATACGACGCCCCGCGCGAGATACTCGCGGCCATACCGGGAGTGATACTGGCCGAGGCCGAGCGCAGCCGTAACGTGGGCATGTGCTGTGGTGCCGGTGGCGGCCGCATGTGGGTGGAAGAAGAACCCACGCAGCGCGTGAACACGCTCAGGGTCGAGCAGCTACTCGAAACAAAGCCGGACGTGATAGCCTCGGCCTGTCCCTACTGCATGACCATGCTCGACGATGGCATCAAGGGGAAGGGGCTCGAGGAGACCGTGCAGGCCCGCGACGTGCTTGAGATAGTGGCCGACGCCATCGAGTCATCCCCGGCCTGA
- a CDS encoding methionyl-tRNA formyltransferase: MARILLLGQAAFGRDVLAGLLAAGHEISAVSLPPDREGRALDPLKEAALAAGLDTVQRRSYRDADAASALRANTVDIAVLAFVTQIIPVELLDAPRLASLCFHPSLLPAYRGGSAINWQIIRGETRGGLALFRPDAGLDAGPVYLEKELVIGPDDTAGSYYYSTVFETGVAATLESVELLLAGEAVPRVQDESLASYDPLCRDEHAVVDFDRPRDGLHDLVRGCDPSPGAHCQWRGETLRLYGSRKVDGERAAAGTVLVIDDDGMTVACADGALRFARLGTASVRKAAAAELADGLGLAVGARLEVA; this comes from the coding sequence ATGGCGCGTATACTTTTACTTGGACAGGCGGCATTCGGCCGAGACGTGCTGGCGGGGTTGCTCGCGGCGGGGCACGAGATAAGCGCGGTATCTTTGCCCCCCGATAGGGAGGGAAGGGCGCTGGACCCGCTCAAGGAGGCCGCGCTGGCTGCGGGCCTGGACACCGTGCAGAGGCGGAGCTATCGCGACGCCGACGCGGCCTCGGCCCTGCGCGCCAATACGGTGGACATCGCCGTGCTCGCCTTCGTGACGCAGATAATTCCGGTGGAGCTACTCGACGCCCCGCGCCTGGCGTCGCTGTGTTTTCACCCCTCGCTTCTACCGGCCTACCGCGGGGGCTCGGCCATCAACTGGCAGATCATCCGTGGCGAAACCCGCGGTGGCCTGGCGCTGTTTCGGCCCGACGCCGGCCTTGACGCCGGGCCAGTGTATCTCGAAAAGGAACTCGTCATCGGCCCCGACGACACCGCGGGCTCATACTACTACTCGACGGTGTTCGAAACCGGTGTGGCGGCGACCCTGGAGTCGGTGGAGCTGTTGTTGGCGGGTGAAGCCGTGCCCAGGGTGCAGGACGAATCCCTGGCCAGCTACGACCCGCTGTGCCGGGACGAGCACGCGGTTGTCGATTTTGACAGGCCCCGCGACGGTCTCCACGATCTCGTCAGGGGCTGCGATCCTTCGCCCGGCGCGCACTGCCAGTGGCGCGGCGAAACACTGCGGCTCTACGGCTCGCGAAAGGTGGACGGCGAACGCGCCGCCGCCGGTACCGTGCTGGTCATCGACGATGATGGTATGACCGTGGCCTGCGCTGACGGGGCGTTGCGCTTTGCCCGCCTGGGTACCGCTAGCGTACGCAAGGCCGCGGCCGCCGAGCTGGCCGATGGCCTGGGCCTTGCGGTAGGGGCACGCCTGGAAGTGGCCTGA
- a CDS encoding biotin/lipoyl-binding protein has translation MAVYKVRSGGNEYEVTVTDHAGGGATVRVDGQSFEVESVGPAVAPPAAASPLAATPAAAPPAPARPAPAAGGSGSVTAPIPGVVTAVLVKAGDTVAAGQIVLKLEAMKMENDIATPAAGTVKAVHISQGSEVNSGQLLVEVG, from the coding sequence ATGGCTGTTTACAAGGTCCGCAGTGGCGGCAACGAATACGAGGTAACGGTAACCGACCACGCTGGTGGCGGGGCTACGGTAAGAGTGGACGGGCAATCCTTCGAGGTAGAGTCGGTCGGGCCGGCGGTGGCGCCCCCTGCCGCCGCTTCACCGCTGGCAGCCACGCCGGCCGCGGCTCCCCCGGCACCGGCAAGGCCTGCGCCCGCGGCCGGTGGCAGCGGCTCGGTCACGGCTCCCATTCCCGGGGTAGTGACCGCCGTGCTGGTGAAAGCCGGCGACACTGTTGCTGCCGGGCAGATAGTGCTCAAGCTCGAAGCAATGAAAATGGAAAACGACATCGCTACCCCGGCAGCCGGTACGGTCAAGGCCGTGCACATATCACAAGGCAGCGAAGTCAACAGTGGCCAGTTGCTGGTCGAGGTCGGCTGA
- a CDS encoding methylmalonyl-CoA mutase codes for MSNFHEQLEDWENATLSKALKKNSERRENFTTTSNIPIERVYGPADSDYPDKLGLPGQFPFTRGAQPTMYRGRLWTMRQYAGFASAEESNNRYRYLLDKGTNGLSVAFDLPTQMGHDSDHALSAGEVGKVGVAIDSLEDMEILFRDIPLDEVTTSMTINATASILLALYLAVADKQGVPWDKVGGTVQNDVLKEYIARGTYVYPPTASMRVITDIFAFCTEKVPRWNTISISGYHIREAGSTAVQEVAFTLADGIAYVQAAIDVGLNVDDFAGRLSFFFNVHNNFFEEIAKYRAARRLWAKIMKERFGATRERSMMLRFHSQTAGSSLTAQQPINNIVRTAVQALAAVCGGTQSLHTNSYDEAMALPTEAAVTAALRTQQIIAHESGVADSIDPMGGSWFVEQLTDEIEQRAEQYIEQIDKLGGAVAAIERGFQQQEIQQAAYAYQLAQESGDNVLVGVNRFQADEEAPVDLLKIDASVETKQLKKLADLKARRDNDAVRAALALVTETARGDGNLMPVIVDAVKTYATLGEVSDAMREVFGEFDAPVFI; via the coding sequence ATGAGCAACTTTCACGAACAACTCGAAGACTGGGAAAACGCCACCCTGTCCAAGGCACTCAAAAAGAACTCCGAGCGCCGGGAAAACTTTACTACCACCTCCAACATCCCAATAGAGCGGGTGTACGGCCCGGCCGATAGCGACTACCCCGACAAGCTGGGACTTCCCGGCCAGTTTCCCTTCACGCGCGGGGCCCAGCCCACCATGTACCGCGGCCGCTTGTGGACCATGCGCCAGTACGCCGGCTTTGCCTCGGCCGAAGAGAGCAACAACCGCTACCGCTACCTTCTCGACAAGGGCACCAACGGCCTGAGTGTGGCATTCGACCTGCCCACGCAGATGGGCCACGACTCGGACCACGCACTATCGGCCGGCGAGGTCGGCAAGGTAGGCGTCGCGATCGATTCGCTCGAAGACATGGAAATCCTTTTCCGTGACATACCGCTCGACGAAGTCACCACCTCGATGACCATCAACGCGACTGCTTCGATACTGCTGGCGCTTTACCTGGCGGTGGCCGACAAGCAGGGCGTGCCCTGGGACAAGGTGGGTGGAACCGTACAGAACGACGTGCTCAAGGAGTACATCGCGCGCGGCACCTACGTCTACCCACCCACGGCTTCCATGCGCGTGATCACTGACATCTTTGCTTTCTGTACCGAGAAGGTCCCGCGCTGGAACACGATCTCGATCAGCGGCTACCACATCCGCGAAGCCGGTTCGACGGCAGTGCAGGAAGTAGCCTTCACGCTGGCCGACGGTATCGCCTACGTGCAGGCCGCGATCGACGTGGGCCTCAATGTCGATGATTTTGCCGGTCGCTTGTCGTTCTTCTTCAACGTGCACAACAACTTTTTTGAAGAGATCGCCAAGTACCGCGCTGCGCGTCGCCTGTGGGCGAAGATCATGAAGGAACGCTTCGGCGCCACCCGCGAGCGCTCCATGATGCTGCGCTTTCACAGCCAGACCGCGGGCTCATCGCTCACCGCCCAACAACCCATCAACAACATCGTGAGGACGGCCGTACAGGCGCTGGCCGCCGTCTGCGGCGGTACACAGTCGCTGCACACCAACTCCTACGACGAGGCCATGGCCTTGCCCACCGAGGCCGCGGTAACGGCAGCGCTGCGCACCCAGCAGATCATAGCCCACGAGTCAGGCGTGGCCGACTCGATAGACCCCATGGGCGGTTCCTGGTTCGTCGAGCAGTTGACCGACGAAATAGAGCAGCGGGCCGAGCAGTACATCGAGCAGATCGACAAGCTCGGCGGAGCGGTGGCTGCCATCGAGCGTGGCTTCCAGCAACAGGAAATCCAGCAGGCCGCCTACGCGTACCAGCTGGCACAGGAGAGCGGCGACAATGTCCTGGTGGGAGTAAACCGCTTCCAGGCCGACGAAGAAGCGCCCGTAGACCTGCTCAAAATAGACGCGTCGGTAGAAACGAAACAACTCAAAAAGCTAGCTGACCTCAAGGCGAGGCGCGACAACGACGCCGTGCGGGCCGCGCTGGCGTTGGTGACCGAGACCGCGAGGGGAGACGGCAACCTCATGCCGGTGATCGTCGACGCGGTTAAAACTTATGCCACCCTGGGCGAAGTGTCCGACGCCATGCGAGAGGTATTCGGCGAGTTCGACGCACCCGTGTTTATCTGA
- a CDS encoding HAD family phosphatase, with protein sequence MPALIDTLDPLRVRAAVFDLGGVLINVGGPAGPRAFGSRTGLDEETWDRLRLQIFGDNEGPWARLERAEMSWSDFNSELRRRIEEEGGHVTAEQADAVLGDPRPLGDESAVRQPMIEAVRRLAASMPVALLTNNVTEWRQQWQSLPSLGGLFNVIVDSSEVGTRKPERRIYELTRERLAVDHEAILFVDDLGINLKAARSLGWQTVLYTSTEEVVAILDQVAANAATVGD encoded by the coding sequence ATGCCAGCGCTCATCGACACACTGGACCCGCTGAGAGTACGCGCCGCGGTATTCGATCTCGGTGGCGTACTGATCAACGTGGGCGGCCCCGCCGGCCCCAGGGCCTTCGGCAGCCGTACGGGCCTGGACGAGGAGACCTGGGATCGCCTGCGACTCCAGATATTCGGTGACAACGAGGGCCCGTGGGCACGGCTCGAGCGCGCGGAGATGAGCTGGAGCGACTTCAACTCTGAACTGAGACGGCGCATAGAAGAAGAAGGCGGTCACGTCACCGCCGAACAGGCCGACGCCGTGCTGGGCGACCCCCGCCCACTGGGAGACGAGTCGGCCGTGCGGCAGCCCATGATAGAGGCCGTGAGGCGGTTAGCGGCGAGCATGCCGGTGGCCCTGCTCACCAACAACGTGACCGAGTGGCGACAGCAGTGGCAGAGCCTTCCCTCGCTGGGCGGCCTGTTCAACGTGATCGTCGACTCCAGCGAGGTCGGCACGCGCAAACCCGAACGGCGCATATACGAACTCACGCGCGAGCGGCTGGCCGTGGACCACGAGGCCATCCTCTTCGTGGACGACCTGGGCATCAACCTCAAGGCCGCTCGCTCGTTGGGCTGGCAGACGGTGTTGTACACGTCCACCGAAGAAGTCGTGGCCATACTCGACCAGGTAGCGGCCAACGCGGCAACGGTTGGCGACTGA
- a CDS encoding DUF192 domain-containing protein yields the protein MILLLTSFALAGCTHDSSPVVVLHTELGDISIRVEVATSPGQLQRGLMWRSEMADDEGMLFVFAEEKPRSFWMKNTPLSLDIIFFDSSGKLVSIAPDTRPYSERSIASGAPARYVLEVVAGFCSRHGLRVGDRATLPPGLPGGPGGGPYTRP from the coding sequence ATGATCCTGCTGTTGACGTCCTTCGCCCTCGCGGGATGCACCCACGACAGCAGCCCGGTAGTGGTTCTGCACACCGAGCTGGGCGACATCTCGATACGCGTAGAAGTGGCGACCAGCCCGGGGCAGTTGCAGCGCGGGCTTATGTGGCGCAGCGAAATGGCTGATGACGAAGGCATGCTGTTCGTGTTTGCCGAAGAAAAACCACGTAGTTTCTGGATGAAAAATACCCCGCTGTCCCTCGATATCATCTTTTTTGACTCCAGCGGCAAGCTGGTTTCAATAGCCCCTGACACCCGCCCCTACTCAGAACGCAGCATCGCGTCGGGGGCTCCGGCCCGCTATGTGCTCGAGGTCGTGGCCGGTTTCTGCAGCAGACACGGGCTGCGTGTGGGCGATCGGGCTACACTCCCCCCCGGCCTTCCTGGCGGCCCCGGGGGGGGGCCGTACACCCGACCTTGA
- a CDS encoding methylmalonyl-CoA carboxyltransferase, which produces MALDRVLNELERRNAAAEAGGGEQRIKKRHDKGQLTARERIELLFDVGSFVELDRLRTHRCDEFGMGDNKVPGDGVITGFGTVEGRTVFCYSQDFTVLGGSLSHTVAEKICKIMEMATTAGAPIVGINDSGGARIQEGVESLGGYSDIFYRNTMASGVVPQISLVMGPCAGGASYSPALTDFIMMVDKTSYMFITGPEVIKSVTREEVSQEDLGGAMAHNSRSGVAHFVSPDDQACIADLRRLLSFLPSNNVDDPPLADTGDPQDRLTPELEDLIPENPNKPYDMHTLVQAVVDGGSFMEAHAHFALNAITGFARIGGRPVGIVANQPMHLAGCLDIDASNKISRFVRFCDCFNLPVITFEDVPGYLPGTTQEWGGIIRHGAKIVYAYAEATVPKITVITRKAYGGAYAVMGAKHVGADLNLAFPTAQIAVMGADGAVNIIFRKEIKEADKPEERRKELVEDYGNKIATPFRAAELGYIDEIISPTDLRVRIAQGLAMLANKKATTPARKHGNIPL; this is translated from the coding sequence ATGGCACTGGACCGGGTGTTAAACGAGCTTGAGCGCCGTAATGCTGCTGCCGAAGCGGGCGGTGGCGAACAGCGTATAAAGAAACGTCACGACAAGGGGCAGCTTACCGCCAGGGAGCGCATCGAACTGCTGTTCGACGTGGGCAGCTTCGTTGAGCTCGACCGGCTGCGAACCCATCGCTGCGACGAGTTCGGCATGGGCGACAACAAGGTGCCCGGTGACGGCGTGATTACCGGCTTCGGCACGGTCGAGGGCCGCACCGTGTTCTGCTACTCCCAGGACTTCACCGTGCTCGGCGGCAGCCTCAGCCACACCGTGGCCGAGAAGATCTGCAAGATCATGGAGATGGCCACCACCGCAGGCGCACCCATAGTTGGCATCAACGATTCGGGCGGCGCGCGTATCCAGGAGGGAGTGGAGAGCCTCGGTGGCTACTCGGACATCTTCTACCGAAACACTATGGCCTCGGGTGTCGTGCCGCAGATATCGCTGGTCATGGGCCCCTGCGCAGGCGGCGCCTCGTACTCGCCGGCACTGACCGACTTCATAATGATGGTCGACAAGACCAGTTACATGTTCATCACCGGCCCGGAGGTAATCAAGTCGGTCACCCGCGAAGAGGTCAGCCAGGAAGATCTCGGTGGAGCCATGGCCCACAACAGCCGCAGCGGCGTGGCCCACTTCGTGTCGCCCGACGACCAGGCCTGCATAGCCGACCTCAGGCGACTGCTGTCCTTCCTGCCGTCAAATAACGTCGATGACCCACCGCTGGCCGACACTGGCGACCCCCAGGACCGGCTCACGCCCGAGCTCGAAGACCTTATTCCCGAGAACCCGAACAAGCCCTACGACATGCACACGCTGGTGCAGGCAGTGGTCGACGGCGGCAGCTTCATGGAAGCCCACGCCCATTTTGCCCTGAACGCCATCACCGGTTTTGCGCGTATAGGCGGACGGCCGGTGGGTATAGTGGCCAACCAGCCCATGCACCTCGCGGGCTGCCTCGACATAGACGCGTCGAATAAGATCTCGCGCTTCGTCAGGTTCTGCGACTGCTTCAACCTGCCGGTGATCACCTTCGAAGACGTGCCGGGCTACCTACCGGGAACAACCCAGGAGTGGGGTGGCATCATCCGCCACGGGGCCAAGATCGTTTACGCGTACGCCGAGGCCACCGTACCCAAGATCACGGTCATAACCCGCAAGGCTTACGGTGGCGCCTACGCCGTCATGGGGGCCAAGCACGTTGGCGCTGACCTCAACCTCGCCTTCCCCACCGCTCAGATCGCGGTGATGGGAGCCGACGGTGCGGTCAACATAATCTTCCGCAAGGAGATCAAGGAAGCCGACAAGCCCGAAGAGCGCCGCAAGGAGCTGGTCGAAGACTACGGCAACAAGATAGCCACCCCCTTCAGGGCCGCTGAACTGGGCTACATAGACGAAATAATTTCCCCCACGGACTTAAGGGTACGCATAGCCCAGGGGCTGGCCATGCTGGCCAACAAGAAAGCGACTACGCCGGCGCGCAAGCACGGCAATATCCCGCTGTGA
- a CDS encoding electron transfer flavoprotein subunit alpha/FixB family protein yields MGNVLIYGEHAGGNIPKATAVAVGAAQQIAAASGGDTILALLGNDLGGVKDAAAQLGATKVVCVESADLEHETADIRTLTMKAVAEATGSDTVVFAATTAGKDIAPRLAAAAEAAIASDVTAVNDDGTFVRPMYAGNVFATVKLESDFKVVSVRTTAFEPVEGAAASASEDLSLSIEKPGNAVEFVKLDATVSDRPVLTEAERVVAGGRGLKSAENFTTVLEPLVDALGAAMGASRAAVDAGYVPNDLQVGQTGKVIAPTLYIGVGISGAIQHLAGMKDSKVIVAINKDADAPIFSVADFGLVADLFEAVPELTEKVKALA; encoded by the coding sequence GTGGGTAACGTACTTATTTATGGAGAGCACGCTGGCGGAAACATCCCCAAGGCCACGGCCGTTGCAGTGGGTGCCGCGCAGCAGATCGCTGCCGCGAGCGGCGGTGACACTATACTGGCCCTGCTGGGCAACGATCTCGGTGGCGTCAAGGATGCGGCTGCGCAACTGGGCGCAACAAAGGTCGTGTGCGTAGAAAGCGCCGACCTCGAGCACGAGACAGCCGACATCAGGACCCTGACCATGAAAGCCGTGGCCGAGGCCACCGGCTCTGACACCGTGGTGTTTGCCGCGACGACCGCGGGCAAGGACATCGCCCCGCGCCTGGCGGCGGCCGCCGAGGCTGCGATCGCCAGCGACGTGACCGCCGTCAACGACGACGGCACCTTCGTCCGTCCCATGTACGCGGGCAACGTGTTTGCCACCGTCAAGCTGGAGTCGGACTTCAAGGTGGTGTCGGTACGAACCACTGCTTTCGAGCCCGTAGAGGGCGCGGCGGCATCGGCCAGCGAGGACCTGTCGCTGAGCATAGAAAAGCCCGGCAACGCGGTAGAGTTCGTAAAGCTCGACGCCACGGTGTCGGACCGCCCGGTCCTGACCGAGGCCGAGCGCGTCGTGGCCGGTGGCCGCGGACTGAAGTCCGCAGAGAACTTCACCACGGTGCTCGAGCCCCTGGTCGACGCGCTGGGCGCAGCCATGGGCGCCAGCCGTGCCGCGGTGGACGCGGGCTACGTGCCCAACGACCTGCAGGTGGGCCAGACCGGCAAGGTCATCGCGCCCACGCTCTACATAGGCGTGGGCATCTCGGGCGCCATCCAGCACCTCGCGGGCATGAAAGACTCGAAGGTCATAGTGGCCATCAACAAGGACGCGGATGCGCCGATCTTCAGTGTCGCCGACTTCGGACTGGTGGCCGATCTCTTCGAGGCCGTGCCCGAGTTGACCGAGAAGGTTAAGGCCCTGGCCTGA
- a CDS encoding electron transfer flavoprotein subunit beta/FixA family protein, with translation MKILVTAKRVPDPETTIKVNADGTGIEEAGIKWVVNPFDEIAIEQALQIKESQGESEVVIVSVGNSDSQEQLRTGLAMGADRAILVSADNPDPTVVSRILEKIVEKESPDLVIMGKQAIDDDSNEVGQMLAQRLGWPQATFISELELADGGGSATCVREIDGGLETLSFPLPAVITADLRLNEPRYASLPGIMKARKKPMEEVDAASLGIELGRSVTIVSVEPPPERAAGRVVESVDELITALQGEAKVL, from the coding sequence GTGAAGATTCTGGTGACCGCCAAGCGCGTCCCGGACCCGGAGACCACGATCAAGGTCAACGCGGACGGAACGGGAATAGAAGAGGCGGGTATCAAGTGGGTGGTAAACCCCTTTGATGAAATAGCAATTGAGCAGGCCTTGCAGATCAAGGAATCCCAGGGTGAATCCGAGGTCGTGATCGTTTCGGTCGGTAACAGCGACAGCCAGGAACAGTTGCGCACGGGGCTGGCCATGGGCGCCGACAGGGCCATCCTGGTGAGTGCCGACAACCCCGACCCCACGGTCGTGTCGCGCATACTCGAAAAAATCGTCGAGAAAGAAAGTCCCGATCTCGTCATCATGGGCAAGCAGGCCATCGACGACGATTCCAACGAGGTCGGACAGATGCTCGCGCAGAGACTGGGCTGGCCGCAGGCTACCTTTATCTCGGAGCTCGAGCTGGCCGACGGCGGCGGCAGCGCTACCTGCGTGCGCGAAATAGACGGTGGACTCGAGACCCTGTCGTTTCCGCTGCCCGCGGTGATAACCGCCGACCTGCGCCTGAACGAGCCGCGTTACGCATCGCTGCCTGGAATCATGAAAGCGCGCAAGAAGCCCATGGAAGAGGTAGACGCCGCTTCGCTGGGCATTGAACTCGGCAGGTCGGTCACCATCGTGAGCGTCGAGCCTCCCCCGGAACGGGCGGCAGGCCGCGTGGTTGAAAGCGTAGACGAACTGATCACCGCCCTGCAGGGCGAAGCCAAGGTCCTCTAA
- a CDS encoding sodium ion-translocating decarboxylase subunit beta yields MDSLAHFLSQTGFALFPQNPGSLLMIGVGLLLIGLAITKNYEPLLLVPIGFGMIMGNIPEAGASPFDEHGVIHYLYFGVKHEIFPALIFLGLGAMTDFSAMLSQPRLILLGAAAQAGIFFTYWGALALNFTPQEAGAIGIIGGADGPTTIFITAQLAPELLPAVAVAAYGYMALVPIIQPPIVRLLTTREERLIRMKDPREVSRAQKILFPIVGFIVCTLIAPKATVLLGMLFFGNLLKESGVTDRLANTARNAFIDSITIILGICVGAGATAERFLRVESLQIFGLGLVAFCIATATGVVFAKIMNRFSKDPINPIIGAAGVSAVPMAARVALTTAQKEDPTNFLIMHAMAPNVAGVIGSAVAAGVLLAMLG; encoded by the coding sequence ATGGATTCCCTGGCTCACTTTCTCTCGCAAACCGGATTCGCGCTTTTCCCCCAGAACCCCGGCTCCCTGCTGATGATAGGCGTCGGGCTGCTGCTCATAGGCCTGGCCATAACCAAAAATTACGAGCCCCTGCTGCTGGTGCCCATAGGCTTCGGCATGATCATGGGCAACATCCCCGAGGCAGGGGCGTCTCCCTTTGATGAGCACGGGGTCATCCACTACCTCTACTTCGGCGTCAAACATGAGATCTTCCCCGCGCTGATCTTCCTCGGCCTGGGAGCGATGACGGATTTTTCGGCCATGCTATCGCAGCCCCGGCTTATACTGCTGGGCGCGGCTGCGCAGGCGGGCATTTTCTTTACTTACTGGGGTGCGCTGGCGCTTAATTTCACCCCCCAGGAAGCCGGTGCCATAGGCATCATCGGCGGCGCCGACGGGCCCACCACGATTTTCATAACCGCCCAGCTGGCCCCGGAATTATTGCCGGCCGTTGCCGTGGCGGCTTACGGCTACATGGCCCTGGTACCTATAATACAGCCCCCTATCGTGCGCCTGCTCACAACCCGCGAAGAACGGCTGATACGCATGAAGGATCCGCGCGAGGTGTCGCGCGCTCAGAAGATACTGTTTCCCATAGTGGGCTTTATCGTCTGCACGTTGATCGCACCCAAGGCGACAGTACTGCTGGGAATGCTGTTCTTCGGCAACCTGCTCAAGGAGAGCGGGGTCACCGACCGCCTGGCCAACACGGCGCGCAACGCTTTCATAGACTCGATCACCATAATCCTGGGCATCTGCGTGGGCGCCGGCGCCACGGCCGAGCGTTTTCTACGTGTTGAATCGTTGCAGATCTTTGGTTTGGGGCTGGTGGCCTTCTGCATTGCCACCGCCACCGGGGTGGTGTTTGCCAAGATCATGAATCGTTTTTCGAAGGACCCTATCAACCCCATCATCGGTGCTGCCGGGGTGTCGGCCGTACCCATGGCCGCGCGCGTGGCCCTCACGACCGCGCAGAAAGAAGACCCGACAAACTTTCTCATCATGCACGCCATGGCCCCCAACGTGGCCGGCGTGATCGGCTCGGCCGTGGCAGCCGGCGTGCTCCTGGCCATGCTCGGATAA